The window tttcttcctaATTATAATCATGGTATGTGCAGACatgagtaaaaaagaaagagatgaagggCAATCGTTATTACGTCCACTTCACAATTGACTTTGAATTTACGCACGCGTATTTTCCCAgtcatttaaaatttcttttctacagATTACTGTagatttaaatttcaattcataagatttataaaatcgtgatcttttcctttgaataactatataaatacGGATCTatgtaatcgattttttttatcatcgagcagaaaaatttttctacgaaGATATGAAAACtagtttcattattttctataatttacacatgttatataaaagattGGCGTATATTAGTTTTTTTGTTAGATGACAGATCAATCGGAAATATAAGTGCTCCAATCAGGATTAAGTACATATTATATGCacgtgcatatgtatatataaatgggaAAAATCcttctattaaatttttaaattaagatttaaattattaacaaatttaacattatttaattttaaaaacagATCAAATAGTAGAACATataaccatatatatatatatatatatatatatatatatatatatatttatatatcaatttatatataatgtatttaaaacaatttttaaatattataataaatcttttgataagtatatttctaaattaatttataaaatctgACAAGtaacaacaaataaaataaaatacttcaacttattcttatgataaagattgaaataaattcgtGATTTATTTGTAAGATATATAAAcacttctttttaatatatttacaacaatttattaataattaatgccataatttttttatttattaaagaaatgagGTATAATTATGCATAAATGTTGAAAATCTTTAACATATTAAGCTTTTTACTGtttcaaattcattttctaaattcaacataattttttcaacatctatcgatataaaatgatttaacaaatacaaatataagatataataaatttaacaacTTATCactaaaaatcattattagtgattataaaaacatatatatatatatttagatattttttaaattaacaaaaagacATCAGAATTTAttgtacaatttatatatatatgaatgaattttaaaatattacttattttaaACATACAAGTGTAGGATAAAATTCatgattatttcataattgtaatttatagttattattactatcattttttttcatttaaatcataACATActgtatttttataataaaatctaacaattaaattatatgttcATAGACTTCATTGGTTCATGGACATTCAGTCTTTctcaaatgtaaataatatataattataaatgtctTTAGTTAATTTCATTCGTATTCTGTAATATGGATTGATTATTTTGgacagttataataatttaagagatatataatagctgattttctattacataattataaataaaagatatagacTTCTTCTTTTAGTATAACACTTCACCAATAAAAATTTCTGTTTTCTCAAATTCTATAAGGCactatacataatatttacatttggCGCGATTGttacaaaaatagataaattataatactttatattgtgtatatttctgtttttttttcttctttaatttacCAATTCTAAGAAATTTGAAACTGGGTAACAAGAAGCTTAGTTGCTTTGGCAATGTCGTATGCACAAGAGCGTACTTGCTGGAGGCAATGGCCTATATGTTCGGCGTCACCAGTGCATCTTTGAAGGCCAGAACATTCCGCTTGTAGTCTACCAGTATTACCATTCAGTTGACGTAAAgctgatttaatattttcttctataggattctataatcaataataagtaatatcagaattattaacattttttagtAAGAaagtatttttgttaattatatggCGTAATTTTATTACCTGTGGAAATATAGCTGTTAATTCCGCAACAGCAACGCGTATACGTTCGGCACATGGTACAAAAGCTTCGCGTTGATGCGGATCTTGCATAGCCATCCATAATTCTTGTATCCTTCTTGTAACTTGCTCTGTTCTTCTCGTTACCTCTTCACTTGGAGGCAAAGTAGGAATGCCATAGTCCCATAAGCTTTGTGTATTTGTACGAGATAAAGCCTCTGTATCTCTGTTGGtctgtataataaaaagacataatataaaaataaaacaaatattgtaTCCTactgtattttttataaaaataattaaataacctGACAAATGGTTGTAGACCATGAATTTGGTTTTCGTAAACCTTCTCTCGTCTCATACATAGATGCAGGTCGCTGATTGCTTCTTGAAATAGATGTCTTAATATCCAAAACTGGTTCTAATTCTGGTTCTTGTTCACTTCCAATGTGCCCATTTAAAATACCATCAGCAGATGTTTTATTATGctgcaattattttttatttcacaatttattaaaagaagaatttcaattaataaaatttacaataacactATTGATTTCTGATATATTCTCTTTACacaatttaaataagaaatcaaGTATATCGTCACCtctattatttgttttaaaccAACATTCTCTTGTGTAAGTTTATCTACAGTATTTTGCAGAACATGTACTTGACTTTGTAAATCTCGTACAGTAGATTCTGAAAGTGTTAATTGTTTCTTTAGAACTTCTACTACTGATGGAAGACCTTTTGCCATTGGAACGAAAACGTCctaaaaaaagttaatataatagatataaaaaaaattaagtaaaaaaaatatatatatgcaatagttattaatatatatataatgttttgtataatgttttcttatatatatattactaaataTTGCAGGTTatgataagtattatatattgattatatatttctaaacagTTAAAATGACCTAAAGTTAAAATGACCTAAAAAACTATAAACTCACTCTGTATGTATAACTTTGTTATAAACTATTAGCATATATActggaaaaaatattgaattacatatatttgtataataacatTCATGTACAGAGTAagaattgaatataaataaaatacatgatGAGTAAAGTCAATAATTTTACTTGTAAAGAAGGTATTGGTTACTTGTCTTGTaagtaataatttgttatttatatacatattttatgtcattttgtaagaaaataattcaatttacaaatatctaatttcaatacatatattgatatttaatatatatatattaaatatatatatattaaatatatatatatatatatatatatatatatatatatatatattaaatatatatttatatattgtaatatgtatatatacacacatacatatagaaCTTTGTACTTTTTGCACATGCACCAATAATGTGCACTTGCCTAATAACACTGCTTACAGAACAGCCATGAGTTTAGTCGATTCcgtgttcttctttttcttaccaaAGTCGATACCTTcaatatattagtatataacttcattaataaagaatctttttctttagtaagtataaaaatacatgATCACACGAAAAACAGGACATATTATTCtcaatttagaaatatttccaccttgtatttttgtattactttaaaaaatatgaatgtgtatatatatatttttttatattattaagtcTCAATAATTTTTCAGTTCTAAATCCTTATACatcaaatttaaaatttaagttTAAactatatgaattataattataattattattatacctcaTCAACAATTTTTAGCTGAGTAGATAATTCTGTTGTGGTATTATTTACTGATGTTAAAGTATAATCATCATCAGAAGCAACACTGTCATATAATGGTTCGTCATCAGACATTTGTGATCCATGTTTACCAAATTGTTCTTTGCGAAGCATTGATACCACAGGGTCttgaatatgatatatatatatgtatttttgtttatatttatacatgctatttttttatacattacaGTAATTCGCAAACCTTGCAATGGTATATTATTTGAAAGCATGTGTCTTCTACCAGCTTCAATAAGTAGATCTATAATAAGTCTAGCAAATTCTTTTGGAATAAACCTTGCTAATTTTTGTCTACCTTGATTTCTTGTTGTGGACAGTTGTGGATTAACAGGTAAAAATGGAACTGTACATCTTTCTGGCGCTGATGCAGTTGAAAACCAAACTatataacagtatcaaaaacaataattaataattgatatatcacataacaaaatttatcttacaaaattataaaaacgttattttccatgctaacattaatatatgtaatgttaatttattttctttttgcttaaatgtatgaaatttgaaatattcatcatcaaattatttcaaactattttaaagttaaatatatacttttaaatctattttaacTTACCCTTCCTTAGGAAtaatgcaataaaaaaattatatatttaattgtaattacatgaatattatatttttatcttaatttaatatatttaccgtatatatttttgtataacattattaataattttacttttaggTCATTACATAATTGCTATCGTTATTTCAtcgtatatatcatatatttcatGCACTTATATCAAAATTCTTCCatcataaaattgaaatttttgttGTATCCGGAGTTGATTAGATgtccattaaataaaaacaaattgtaGATATCAATGACCAAtatgatgataattaaaaaaataatatttttttatattatatcaattttaattttatctaaaaatacGATAGAAATCCTGCAACAACCTATTCAGacttcaataaataaaaatataaaataaaactcacttctttccatttctctaCGGTCCACTTCATCATATACATCTATTGCGAGTTCTTCTAAGAGATGATTTGATAGCTACAATTACAGTTAATACATCTTTCAAAACTAtgtagaacaaaaaaatactaGCTATCATAAAACAATAATGCTAATATTCACCGTTTGTAATCTATTATGTCCTTCAATGATCGAATCATTTGATTCCGCCATTGATGCACATTCAGGTATGATTAAATGTTCATCCGATCGATGATCTGGCTTACGTGAACATACATAATATGTTAATCTATCAGTAACTTCATACATGCATTCTTTAATACGTTCTGATAAATCTAAATGGCCTGCCAttctaaaatgataaaattatatataaatatacatgtatagatataaatatataataataatagtttaaaaattattatatgtaaatttttaataatataataatttttagatttttaatatcctaCTTAGCAATTTCAGTAGGTGTTTGTCCATTTGAATCTAATATACTAGGATTTCCACCATTGACAATCAATAATTCTATTTGCAAAATTTGTCCTGCTCTTGCTGCTACGTGTAAAGGAGTTGTAC is drawn from Vespa crabro chromosome 10, iyVesCrab1.2, whole genome shotgun sequence and contains these coding sequences:
- the LOC124427471 gene encoding ARF GTPase-activating protein GIT1 isoform X4, with amino-acid sequence MKATIAYCNRAFSQEDSRHGKMARPKHRVNGDVCADCGAVVYTEPGWASINRAILLCDDCCGIHRSLGRHISHIKSLHKSIWNIHLHNMVHTLNESGANSIWEHSLLDPNHSKISRRKPQAKDPIHPIKAEFIKAKHQHLAFILRPSKEECCSEEELSRQLHSSVRTSNLETSLRLLAQGANPNYFYKEKGTTPLHVAARAGQILQIELLIVNGGNPSILDSNGQTPTEIAKMAGHLDLSERIKECMYEVTDRLTYYVCSRKPDHRSDEHLIIPECASMAESNDSIIEGHNRLQTLSNHLLEELAIDVYDEVDRREMERIWFSTASAPERCTVPFLPVNPQLSTTRNQDLLIEAGRRHMLSNNIPLQDPVVSMLRKEQFGKHGSQMSDDEPLYDSVASDDDYTLTSVNNTTTELSTQLKIVDEDVFVPMAKGLPSVVEVLKKQLTLSESTVRDLQSQVHVLQNTVDKLTQENVGLKQIIEHNKTSADGILNGHIGSEQEPELEPVLDIKTSISRSNQRPASMYETREGLRKPNSWSTTICQTNRDTEALSRTNTQSLWDYGIPTLPPSEEVTRRTEQVTRRIQELWMAMQDPHQREAFVPCAERIRVAVAELTAIFPQNPIEENIKSALRQLNGNTGRLQAECSGLQRCTGDAEHIGHCLQQVRSCAYDIAKATKLLVTQFQIS
- the LOC124427471 gene encoding ARF GTPase-activating protein GIT1 isoform X1, which codes for MKATIAYCNRAFSQEDSRHGKMARPKHRVNGDVCADCGAVVYTEPGWASINRAILLCDDCCGIHRSLGRHISHIKSLHKSIWNIHLHNMVHTLNESGANSIWEHSLLDPNHSKISRRKPQAKDPIHPIKAEFIKAKHQHLAFILRPSKEECCSEEELSRQLHSSVRTSNLETSLRLLAQGANPNYFYKEKGTTPLHVAARAGQILQIELLIVNGGNPSILDSNGQTPTEIAKMAGHLDLSERIKECMYEVTDRLTYYVCSRKPDHRSDEHLIIPECASMAESNDSIIEGHNRLQTLSNHLLEELAIDVYDEVDRREMERIWFSTASAPERCTVPFLPVNPQLSTTRNQGRQKLARFIPKEFARLIIDLLIEAGRRHMLSNNIPLQDPVVSMLRKEQFGKHGSQMSDDEPLYDSVASDDDYTLTSVNNTTTELSTQLKIVDEDVFVPMAKGLPSVVEVLKKQLTLSESTVRDLQSQVHVLQNTVDKLTQENVGLKQIIEHNKTSADGILNGHIGSEQEPELEPVLDIKTSISRSNQRPASMYETREGLRKPNSWSTTICQTNRDTEALSRTNTQSLWDYGIPTLPPSEEVTRRTEQVTRRIQELWMAMQDPHQREAFVPCAERIRVAVAELTAIFPQNPIEENIKSALRQLNGNTGRLQAECSGLQRCTGDAEHIGHCLQQVRSCAYDIAKATKLLVTQFQIS
- the LOC124427471 gene encoding ARF GTPase-activating protein GIT1 isoform X7 translates to MEMYVLIVELLMVHTLNESGANSIWEHSLLDPNHSKISRRKPQAKDPIHPIKAEFIKAKHQHLAFILRPSKEECCSEEELSRQLHSSVRTSNLETSLRLLAQGANPNYFYKEKGTTPLHVAARAGQILQIELLIVNGGNPSILDSNGQTPTEIAKMAGHLDLSERIKECMYEVTDRLTYYVCSRKPDHRSDEHLIIPECASMAESNDSIIEGHNRLQTLSNHLLEELAIDVYDEVDRREMERIWFSTASAPERCTVPFLPVNPQLSTTRNQGRQKLARFIPKEFARLIIDLLIEAGRRHMLSNNIPLQDPVVSMLRKEQFGKHGSQMSDDEPLYDSVASDDDYTLTSVNNTTTELSTQLKIVDEDVFVPMAKGLPSVVEVLKKQLTLSESTVRDLQSQVHVLQNTVDKLTQENVGLKQIIEHNKTSADGILNGHIGSEQEPELEPVLDIKTSISRSNQRPASMYETREGLRKPNSWSTTICQTNRDTEALSRTNTQSLWDYGIPTLPPSEEVTRRTEQVTRRIQELWMAMQDPHQREAFVPCAERIRVAVAELTAIFPQNPIEENIKSALRQLNGNTGRLQAECSGLQRCTGDAEHIGHCLQQVRSCAYDIAKATKLLVTQFQIS
- the LOC124427471 gene encoding ARF GTPase-activating protein GIT1 isoform X6; the protein is MARPKHRVNGDVCADCGAVEPGWASINRAILLCDDCCGIHRSLGRHISHIKSLHKSIWNIHLHNMVHTLNESGANSIWEHSLLDPNHSKISRRKPQAKDPIHPIKAEFIKAKHQHLAFILRPSKEECCSEEELSRQLHSSVRTSNLETSLRLLAQGANPNYFYKEKGTTPLHVAARAGQILQIELLIVNGGNPSILDSNGQTPTEIAKMAGHLDLSERIKECMYEVTDRLTYYVCSRKPDHRSDEHLIIPECASMAESNDSIIEGHNRLQTLSNHLLEELAIDVYDEVDRREMERIWFSTASAPERCTVPFLPVNPQLSTTRNQGRQKLARFIPKEFARLIIDLLIEAGRRHMLSNNIPLQDPVVSMLRKEQFGKHGSQMSDDEPLYDSVASDDDYTLTSVNNTTTELSTQLKIVDEDVFVPMAKGLPSVVEVLKKQLTLSESTVRDLQSQVHVLQNTVDKLTQENVGLKQIIEHNKTSADGILNGHIGSEQEPELEPVLDIKTSISRSNQRPASMYETREGLRKPNSWSTTICQTNRDTEALSRTNTQSLWDYGIPTLPPSEEVTRRTEQVTRRIQELWMAMQDPHQREAFVPCAERIRVAVAELTAIFPQNPIEENIKSALRQLNGNTGRLQAECSGLQRCTGDAEHIGHCLQQVRSCAYDIAKATKLLVTQFQIS
- the LOC124427471 gene encoding ARF GTPase-activating protein GIT1 isoform X2 — protein: MKATIAYCNRAFSQEDSRHGKMARPKHRVNGDVCADCGAVEPGWASINRAILLCDDCCGIHRSLGRHISHIKSLHKSIWNIHLHNMVHTLNESGANSIWEHSLLDPNHSKISRRKPQAKDPIHPIKAEFIKAKHQHLAFILRPSKEECCSEEELSRQLHSSVRTSNLETSLRLLAQGANPNYFYKEKGTTPLHVAARAGQILQIELLIVNGGNPSILDSNGQTPTEIAKMAGHLDLSERIKECMYEVTDRLTYYVCSRKPDHRSDEHLIIPECASMAESNDSIIEGHNRLQTLSNHLLEELAIDVYDEVDRREMERIWFSTASAPERCTVPFLPVNPQLSTTRNQGRQKLARFIPKEFARLIIDLLIEAGRRHMLSNNIPLQDPVVSMLRKEQFGKHGSQMSDDEPLYDSVASDDDYTLTSVNNTTTELSTQLKIVDEDVFVPMAKGLPSVVEVLKKQLTLSESTVRDLQSQVHVLQNTVDKLTQENVGLKQIIEHNKTSADGILNGHIGSEQEPELEPVLDIKTSISRSNQRPASMYETREGLRKPNSWSTTICQTNRDTEALSRTNTQSLWDYGIPTLPPSEEVTRRTEQVTRRIQELWMAMQDPHQREAFVPCAERIRVAVAELTAIFPQNPIEENIKSALRQLNGNTGRLQAECSGLQRCTGDAEHIGHCLQQVRSCAYDIAKATKLLVTQFQIS
- the LOC124427471 gene encoding ARF GTPase-activating protein GIT1 isoform X3, with the translated sequence MRERKMARPKHRVNGDVCADCGAVVYTEPGWASINRAILLCDDCCGIHRSLGRHISHIKSLHKSIWNIHLHNMVHTLNESGANSIWEHSLLDPNHSKISRRKPQAKDPIHPIKAEFIKAKHQHLAFILRPSKEECCSEEELSRQLHSSVRTSNLETSLRLLAQGANPNYFYKEKGTTPLHVAARAGQILQIELLIVNGGNPSILDSNGQTPTEIAKMAGHLDLSERIKECMYEVTDRLTYYVCSRKPDHRSDEHLIIPECASMAESNDSIIEGHNRLQTLSNHLLEELAIDVYDEVDRREMERIWFSTASAPERCTVPFLPVNPQLSTTRNQGRQKLARFIPKEFARLIIDLLIEAGRRHMLSNNIPLQDPVVSMLRKEQFGKHGSQMSDDEPLYDSVASDDDYTLTSVNNTTTELSTQLKIVDEDVFVPMAKGLPSVVEVLKKQLTLSESTVRDLQSQVHVLQNTVDKLTQENVGLKQIIEHNKTSADGILNGHIGSEQEPELEPVLDIKTSISRSNQRPASMYETREGLRKPNSWSTTICQTNRDTEALSRTNTQSLWDYGIPTLPPSEEVTRRTEQVTRRIQELWMAMQDPHQREAFVPCAERIRVAVAELTAIFPQNPIEENIKSALRQLNGNTGRLQAECSGLQRCTGDAEHIGHCLQQVRSCAYDIAKATKLLVTQFQIS
- the LOC124427471 gene encoding ARF GTPase-activating protein GIT1 isoform X5, with the protein product MRERKMARPKHRVNGDVCADCGAVEPGWASINRAILLCDDCCGIHRSLGRHISHIKSLHKSIWNIHLHNMVHTLNESGANSIWEHSLLDPNHSKISRRKPQAKDPIHPIKAEFIKAKHQHLAFILRPSKEECCSEEELSRQLHSSVRTSNLETSLRLLAQGANPNYFYKEKGTTPLHVAARAGQILQIELLIVNGGNPSILDSNGQTPTEIAKMAGHLDLSERIKECMYEVTDRLTYYVCSRKPDHRSDEHLIIPECASMAESNDSIIEGHNRLQTLSNHLLEELAIDVYDEVDRREMERIWFSTASAPERCTVPFLPVNPQLSTTRNQGRQKLARFIPKEFARLIIDLLIEAGRRHMLSNNIPLQDPVVSMLRKEQFGKHGSQMSDDEPLYDSVASDDDYTLTSVNNTTTELSTQLKIVDEDVFVPMAKGLPSVVEVLKKQLTLSESTVRDLQSQVHVLQNTVDKLTQENVGLKQIIEHNKTSADGILNGHIGSEQEPELEPVLDIKTSISRSNQRPASMYETREGLRKPNSWSTTICQTNRDTEALSRTNTQSLWDYGIPTLPPSEEVTRRTEQVTRRIQELWMAMQDPHQREAFVPCAERIRVAVAELTAIFPQNPIEENIKSALRQLNGNTGRLQAECSGLQRCTGDAEHIGHCLQQVRSCAYDIAKATKLLVTQFQIS